ataactactataatactacctcctatatacaagaatataactactataatactactcctatgtacaagaatataactactataatactgctcctatgtacaagaatataactactataatactacctcctatatacaagaatataactactataatactactcctatgtacaagaatataactactataatactgatcctatgtacaagaatataactactataatactactcctatgtacaagaatataactactataatactactcctatgtacaagaatataactactataatactgctcctatgtacaagaatataactactataatactactcctatgtacaagaatataactactataatactactcctatgtacaagaatataactactataatactactcctatgtacaagaatataactactataatactactcctatgtacaagaatataactactataatactgctcctatgtacaagaatataactactataatactactcctatgtacaagaatataactactataatactactcctatgtacaagaatataactactataatactgctcctatgtacaagaatataactactataatactgctcctatgtacaagattataactactataatactgctcctatgtacaagaatataactactataatactgctcctatgtacaagaatataactactataatactgctcctatgtacaagaatataactactataatactgctcctatgtacaagaatataactactataatactacctcctatgtacaagaatataactactataatactactcctatgtacaagaatataactactataatactactcctatgtacaagaatataactactataatactgctcctatgtacaagaatataactactataatactgctcctatgtacaagaatataactactataatactgctcctatgtacaagaatataactactataatactactcctatgtacaagaatataactactataatactacccctatgtacaagaatataactactataatactcctatgtacaagaatataactactataatactgctcctatgtacaagaatataactactataatactgctcctatgtacaagaatataactactataatactgctcctatgtacaagaatataactactataatactacctcctatgtacaagaatataactactataatactactcctatgtacaagaatataactactataacactgtctCTTTGTACATGAATATGCGATAATACATAAAGGCAGAGGTAACTTTCATCCtaatataaaaatcatattttCTGTTAATCTTTACTATTGTGTACTGTAAGTATTATCACGGATTATCCTCAGGGACAGGACTAGGATTATATTGCACTACATGATGTTCAGGACATAGATGTTACCACACTGTGCTAGTAAAACTAATGGAGTCAGTGATTCGGCAGAACATTGTATCATTCCTTGTTCGCTGGCTGTAATTATTTTGATTACGGTATTTTAATGAGCTTGTAAAAGTTATAAAAATTACTGTAGAGATGTCACATGACTTAAAAGTTAAACAACAATTGTATTGTTAGGTGACACTTATAGCAAATTGAAAAATAATCCCTAATTCGGAAAAGTACAAGCAGGAGGGATGAATTTCTGTTTTTCATATCCATCAACCCAAAAATACATAATACTCCAAATGGCCATAATCAAAGTGACCCACAGAATACGTTTCAGTTATCAATCATTCTGACAATTAGTGTCAGGAATTGCATAATAATTCCACAAGATCCCTCCAAAAAACTTTGTCTTCTATACATAATATTTACTCAGTTGTAATAAATCAAAACTAGAAccaatcctgcaaaaaacaagcccttatatggaacAATAAATAAATGAAGGCTCTAGTAAGGCGGGGATAGAAAAAATATTTAGCCCAAACTTGCATTCTTAATGGATGCAacacggttcacatctgcgtttgggtcttaccacacagaccccattataatcctaGTTTCCTCAGGTACccacttttttttatgcagatgggTTTCCGTTCTGGGGTTCTCAAGCAGACTTTCGAATGGAAActtgaatacagatgtgaattgggccttagtTCTGTTTTTCACCACCAAGAGTcagaataacatttatttatttgtttattttttttagtgtttttgcaGTACTAGCTGTATTTTTCAATGACACAATTCCCAATAtaataggctctattcacatctcaagcggactccacgaacggaaacccaaaatgTAAATagagccttaaaggagttgtctgggataaaatgaaatccctacactaatctaaacaccctccccccacctattttctaaataacataatttatattaaaaatgttttttatatatttacccatattcctggggcAGTCATGAGTTAattgggaagagctagtagtgggtgggagctagagagacagggagggggtgtatgggagggagacaGGAAGGGGGAGTGAAGTGAGAGGGGTTTGTGGAAGATACATAGAAGGAAGCTGAAGCAGGTAAACCAAtgtagaagataccaggagctccagaAACTTCCTTAAGGTCTGTTATGCTGAACCTGTCAGCAGCTGTGGTGGGATATTTAAGTCACTTCTCAACTTTCCATGAGTTAATTTTACTAGTTAGGCTTTGTTCCTGTTTGTTTGATGTTATACTGACCGTAGCATTTTACCTTTagcccttgtcttctgattttggtgtTGACTGTGAACTCTCAGCTTGACCTTGGTCTGGATACATTTACTCTTTTGATTCCGCTCTCCTGGTTTGACCTACATTGTGAGTATTGTTGCAGATTCTAGATTCAATTTCATCTATTTCTTACTAAGCTCCTTGGACCTTAACCTGGGCCTCAGATCCTTCAGCCTCAGATCCTTCatccgagcggtggtttggggaggccactggagcagcgctgctccagcagcctccgctcacgctcaggcagagagcaggtcgtctccgctaagccccgccccctgcaattTGTCACACCCCtccactcctccccctcctcacgggggggggggggcggctttctgtagttcgcctcgggcgacgAAAGGGGCAGGTTTGCCCCTGCCCTCAAGCCATATGCTAAACATAACACAATGGGGGGATTATTAAGCCTGGAACTGGTGCAGATTTCAGATATAACGCACACATGTTTTCTAGCataagtcttaataaatcttaGGGATCGGGGGCCTCCACCTCCGACCTGTTCATTAGAACTGTATAATCTCCATATACTACATATTCCTATTCCGTACCTATTCAGTATGGCCACTAACTGGTCTTGGAAGGTTCACATACTTTACATTCAGGCCCGATAGCTGCAAGGACACAACCACTAGAGTCCATGAGAATACAGATCACATAAAATGCGACTTGTACTAATAACATGAGGTGATGAATGGAATCCATATGTGGGTTATATAATATGCTAGAGTATACAAAGTTTTCAGACATGACTAGGTGAGACCAGATAGTTATTCAACCCTGCCTTGTACTATGTGTAATGAGAATGACGTGTTCTTATAGACGGGCGTGACACCGACATTTACTTATTCAATTATAAAAACAtcctaataaaaaaaagtcatatatcATTATTGTGTTGGCGTCTCCGGCACAATATTACTTCTATGTttctataggatatagtattgTAGTGTTCCCGTACTTTGGTTTGTCTTGTATATAAAAAGTTCAGAGCAGTGtcaaatcaatgttttttttttgcatttattagaccccctaggggtgctgaaccccagggggtctgatcactaatgcaatgcattacaatactaatgcattgcaaaaaatcatcctttcttttgcaggctgcatagaacagcctgcaaaagaaagagattacagactggccggggagccttgtaaaggctcctggctgtcatgccaatgtgacgttggccctggagcatgcaccggcaaaatggcggcgcatgCGCCGCCGAGAAAATGGagcctccggtgcctttgaccgtggtgccagaggggttaatgcctccgatcggtccggcacCCGGGtggtcaccatagttacacacccgacatgcgccatactattacagcggatgtcgggaaggagttaaaagctgaatgctagatatagttgcttattagagatgagcgaacactgttcagatcaacaATACGAACTTAGTATGGATCCGCAACACTGAGGTAAGTATAAAATCTTGTTTATTCCATCAAATTAAAACAGGTCGAAGGGACCTCCAGACAAAACATGAATCcattaaaaagtgcaacaaaaggaagaaaaagtgagaaaaaacatAATGCCGCGAGTCTGACGCATTTCGGGGTTTTTtaatgccccttagtcatagctctaTCGGTCAGTTCTAAATGAAAGTTCATTTAGAACTGACCGAtagagctatgactaaggggcattaAAAAACCCCGAAATGCGTCAGACTCGCGGCATTatgttttttctcactttttcttccttttgttgcactttttaatgGATTCATGTTTTGTCTGGAGGTCCCTTCGACCTGTTTTAATTTGATGGAATAAACAAGATTTTATACTTACCTCAGTGTTGCGGATCCATACTAAGTTCGTATTGTTGCATCAACAcagctccgtggaatcgggagAACGGGTCGTGCACCTGGGTAATGCTTCTGAGACTAAAGAaacattcatctgaatggtgagcttacctctcatatttatatactgttcagatcagctgatccgaacagcacgctcccatagaaatgaatgaaagcacctgtgacgccggccggccgccggcaaagtcagcgtcataggtgcttccattcatttctatgggagcgtgctgttctgatcggctgatccgaacagtgttcgctcatctctattgcttatgcttgaaattgGTATAATgtgatatgataagatggcgcctgtatccaggatgggtgcaagaaaaaccaaATGCTTGGCATGCTGCCAGAAGACAGTGCACCAAGgtcaccacgcaggaccgggagtagctggctatgtaTGGCACTgcctaaactttttctgtttgattgagatgcatcataccaatcaggaatgaatatggagACTTACCTTGTTGTTATTTCTTCCTTCCTACTTgattgagagaggaactaataccaacattgtgtgtctggtgtcatttccttactgccggcactcagcctaattaattaggatgacgacagttaccccagattattggtcaattggtcatcaacacggctttgaccttatcagaaGCACTAAGGGTGCTCCATTGCTCCAAAAGGCTACACCCCAAACTGCTGTAATACGCCCCCCTTCCCTCCTCCCTTCAGCTTAGAAAGAAttataaagaaataaagaaaacaaaaagtttCTTTATTGCAAAACCAAACTACAAAACTGTGTGATATAATAttaatttgcatatatatatatatatatatatatatatatatatacagtttatatgatACATGTTGTACAGATTGTCAGATTTGTAACTGTGTTGATCCAGAATAAGGAAAACCAAATCTAAATCTAAATCCTGACCACTTAATTTATATTCTTAATAATGACACCGACGCTCTACGTATTGTAGGATGTAGAATTATACTTTTGTTAAAACAATAGCCGTGTCATTTTCGATTCATGTTGCAATTCTCCCATCATCGATTCCTGTGAGATTAATCCAAACTTTCAAACGTTCTCATCTGGTAATGAGTTATACACACACAGAATAGTTGTTGCCTTTTTATCTACCGAGCAGATTTTGATAGTCCTCATTGCCTCGCGACGTGACCACCCCTTATGTACAGTATCTGATCTGAAATGGAAGCAGGAAGTTCTTTCTTCTGTCACTGAGGATGACCCTCCATACTTTTGTTCCCTTCCactgcaaaccccccccccaaaaaaaaaaaaaaacagaactcaTGCACTGTCATGTAGGTTAGAAAACAATCaaggaattaaaaaaaagtccATAGATAGGAAAAACTGAATGCCATCTGCATGTCCAGGTTTgcaccaattttttttaattgctcCCATTCATTCATCCTACTataaaatttgtgtgtttggatgtttgttcctcaatcacacaaaaacggctgaacggatgaaatttggcacatagatagattgtaacctcgattaaaacataggttacattttatcccggtaaataacatgacttcacgactgttatgaatttatgttcacctactatattacactgctcttgctggcagcagcttgtctcaggtcccaggtctgttatccctctatgtaaatactcagctaaccctcagtccattctgtacatgcatttgcatattatctgatctgctacaggcagtgctgacacactgacatggaaaaacacctttaatccaaattagcagtttgctacttttaaacatgccgggaaacagaatctaatttgttgcaaaattctaaaacaacgacagctatgaaggaagccagaagtcacagggttctcctcaagcggagcaattcttatagggccactacacaaacaaaaaatgcaatatacccgtgcgaagccgggtccgcCTGCTAATCTTAAATAAAAAACAGcatatttttaatttaaaatgtCATAATGTGTTTGTgtatccatggttacagactacaaacacattgtgtagtctgatcctgcaggccTATGTTATTCACCCCATGTGTCACTGAATTTATCTGTAAGTTACCAAGAAGGAGCAGAGGAAGAGGAATAACACATATCTGCAAGATTAGACTACTTGCAGtacttgtttgtagtctgtaagtaTGGCAACTGTAGTCAATGTCTAGGGGATGTGACTGGGCATCTTCACCCTGCAATTTCAACCTTGGTTCCTAGTGGAAGCTGGTCTCTTAGTCGAGGTATAAACTTAAAGTTTGGCAAAGGGAGGTCACTGATCCCTGACCCTTATAAGGTTCATCACCACCGTGCAATGTCAACCTTGGTTCCTAGTGAAAGCTGGTCTCTTAGTCCAGGTATAAACTTAAAGCTTGGCAAAGGGAGGTCACTGATCCCTGACCCTTATAAGCTTCATCACCACCGTGTAATGTCAACCTTGGTTCCTAGTGAAAGCTGGTCTCTTAGTCCAGGTATAAACTTAAAGTTTGGCAAAGGGAGGTCACTGATCTTGACGCTTACAAGGCTGAAAGGGATGGAGTAGGTTTTTGGTGGTTCTTGTGCACTTTTTGTATGGCATGCTACACTTCCTTATGGCACTCGGGTGGAGATTGCACatactcaaaaaaaaacaaaagcaaaaaaacctATAGTCCTATGATTTTTGGATGGGAAATAACCTATGAGGTCAAGGAAATTTGTTGAGGGTAAATAAAGActaagctgatctgtgagggtctatTTTGATCTTTGCTATGTGCCCGTTTTCTTTTATATTTGCCATTGCACATGTCCCATGGCTTCCAAAGAATTCTTGGACCGTACCACTTGACCGTACGTCATCTTGGCCCCATATTTAGAGTAGATGTGTAGGGATGCACTGCAGAGTAAGACAACCATGGTCAAATAACCTATGAGGCAGTTTTCCCTTTGAAGTCCATGTATCGGTGTCAGGGTCATAGCAATCGAAGGAATCGGAGTCCTCGATGGTGTTGTCCACAGTCAGACACCGGCCGCCTGTTACGTAAATTTTATTCTGCATGACGGTGGCCCCATGGTGCATTCTTCTGTCCTTCATGTCGGCACATTTGACAAATGTGTTTTTTGCCATATCGTAGGCGATTATTCTTCTGGTGTAACCTGGAACGAAAAAAAAGAGTGAGggactcatttctatgggaaagttCATGGGTTTGGcctggaattttttatttatggcctatctttaggatctGCAGGATCATCGGACGTGCAGTAGTGGTGCCAATCTACTGTATAGGGTGTATAGCAATGACTGAATGGCTGGTCGAGTCCCCTGTtgtacccccaccgatcagatatttatggcctatcctaaggctaggtcATAAATTAAAAATTTCTGGCTTACCCCTTTGACTAAATAGGGTTATTTAAATCCGAATATCCAAATTGTTGACCCACAATTCACAAAAATTCCTTAGACCTCCATGAAATAGATTTTTAAGTGCTAGAACGTTGCAATAAAAACTcacctccgattattataatctTCTCCCCAACAACAACGGCCGGGGCGCAGACATTTTTTACCATTCTGGTCTCCATCCTGAACCACATATTCCTGAAAACGTGATAAACCTAAAACAGAAGAACGCGAAGAATTTATAGTACATGTTCACATTGAAGTTATTCTATAGTCATGCAGGTCAACAGTAAggctgagccgatcttcagatttcaggatcgattttaaaatccaatttccgatcatttaccagccgatcccgatcgcgaaatttgctcgatcgccgattgggatccgatctttcccgatcccgatcgctcaaccctattaatgatgtatacaaggatagggttgagccaatcttgagataacctctgacctcgatcccgtcggaaaagatcgggatcggaattccgatcgcgatcgttaaatttacttgatcgccaatcggaatccaatcttttccaatcccgatcgctcaaccctagtcaacagTGACAATTTTTGGGGATATAATTTTGCAAACAAGACTACAAAGTTCTGTGGTTTATGAAAttttgcccctacaaaattctctgcccccaattttattttttccttacgCCTTCCGCTCCATCATACAAAAAGGAACGCCAGTAGGGTACAGTAGAAATCGTGGAGGGAAACAATAGTTGTTACAAGATTTTGGATGGGCCCTTTATTTCCCAAGAAGGATCTAAGGACACACTTACGTATTGTTCTAATCCTATTCTGCTCCAGGCAGCGCAACGCCCACATAAAACGTTAACTATGATAAATAGTTACACGAAAATACCGAAAAGTGCGAAATATTCTGCCTGAACCACAGAAGGACGCTGTAACTTTAGAAGTGATCGGTGGTACGATATTATCTTACAGCCTTCCATCTTAGCTTATACATTTATCGCAACGCTGAAattaaaaagaaatttttttttttcaccagatGTGGTGTCTCCCAATGACCTATAGGTGTCACTGGTGTAGATTATTTCCTAGGCTTTTAGTCAGTGACTAAAAATCTTATCACATAGTCTAAAAGTCGCCCTACACATTACATAAAAGTTGTCCGATTGTAGATGGACCAGTAAACCATTTAATGTATATGGGGGTGCCCAAGTGTGGCAAATGTCAGGTAAAGAAGGATTGGACTGTTTGATTTCAAAATGCCCAATCCGTATGTTTTCATAGGAGTGTGGATATGTATTGAGGGGAGGGGTTAGCTGTTTGCCAATTATTTGGGACCCTTGCCTAAGAGGAAGATCGAAGGGACTATGACTGCAGGATCCGACTACACAAaagttgtttgtagtctgttgccatgaggtgtagactagagatgagcaaatcggcAGATTCAACCaagattttccaaaagtttctggTTCGATCTGAGCCTGAAGCTTTGGGGCTTCATCACCCACGATCTGGACGCAAGATTGGAAAATTCTTATTCTCTGGGGTATCTTCGTGATGTTGATGCCCCCCATGTgacccaatcactggcctcaggggTGACATTtccttgtagtctgttaccatgtaaACTTATAGATCTTCCTAAGAGATGTAGACTAGCGTTGAGCAAATTGTTTGGAATTGGACCAGATTCAAGcagaatttttcaaaagtttcaggttcaccTGAACttgaaattttgggggttcatCACCCATGATCCAGAAGTaaaatttttaaattattatgctctggagtctcttcatgaCGTCGATGCACCCCATTTGACTGctaaggcccaatcataggcctcagcggtgactatGGGGTAGacaacatcacccaggaggccatgaGAGACCAGAAAAGGACCAAGAGGGAGCACCGGGTGCCATAAGGGGtattgagggaaggtgagtataactttgaGACGTTGAGTAAAAACATCCAGCCTGCCCAAAATTCTTaaacaataaaacataactttgacTATATAGCAAGTTAAAacatcttacaacatggatccaggaGAAGAAGACAAGAAAAGCCTACTCGTTTCGAAACCTACATTGAggtctcttagtcatagctaaGGAGACTGGTGCAAGTGAAAACCAGAGTAGCGAGGCAACCAACTATGGGGCTAAAATTTGTAAAATGGCCTATCATGGTTTTTTTAGGCAACTTGTCCACATTTCTAATGCACCCTATTAATAGATGGTGAAGTATATTCTATAGGTAATAGGACTGGGCTAATTTACCTGTATAAGTCGGACTGGATTTTGCATCACATCCTCACCACCAAAAAGGTATATCCTTTCATCTTTGGTGGCCACTGCCGGATGGAGGACAGCGACTGGCATACTAGCCATCACCTCCCAAGAGTTATAAATGCTATCGAACCTTTCCATCGAGTTCAGAAGTTGTTGTTTTGCTCCAATTCCACCGATTGAGAAGATATAGTTTCTGAACCCAATACTCCTGTGAGAGTATCTCGGAACAAGCATGGGTTCGCCTTTGCGCCATTGATTTAGTTTAAGAGACAGAATGTAAACACTGGAAGCAACGGCGTTTTCTTTGTTGCCGATGACTAACCCTCCAAGGACGTACACGTTACCGTGCAACCCAACGGTAGAAGCCTTATGTAGACGTGCCGGGAGCTTGGCAAGTCTTAACCACTGGTTGGTTTTCTCATTATACAACAAGACATCTCTGGTGGTCTGCTGGTTGTCTTTCCGGCCTCCTATGTTGATGAGGAATTCTTGGTGAGAATATCGACGTGGGACATGACATATAGGCTTAATTTCGGGGGAGAGGGTCGAGTTATGGCCAAATAAGACCCTACATGCTGATTCTAACATTCTCCTGCAGGACAGCGAAGCCTGAATAAGAGGGTCATTGGCAATGAAATGGAAAAGGAAAGTTGGATGGACATACTGGAGTCTGACTTTTTTAAACAATTCCTGTACATAGCAGCGTCGGCCATGTTCATCATGTCTAATCCAGGTCATCAGAGCCTCAAACACTTGTTCTTCTTCGCCACAAAGGTCATCATCTCCTATATAGTCCAAGAGTTCGGAGACACTAAGATCATTCAAGTCTTCAGAAATGGACACGTCTTTAAAATACTGCAACGCCATTTGTCTAGCTTTCTCTTTGAGGCTCTTACAGCTAAAGAACTCAGAAAGTCGGATCATACTCAAACAGTTTTGAGGAGTCATTTGGTCCTGGAGAAATTTTGAGCAGATTCCCAATAGTTTTTCATACTGTAGTAGTGAAGCGGCTTGAATGAGACTAAAGACGTTGTCTAAGGTGATGAGGATCTCTCCAGTGTAGACGTAGACAATAATGCGATGAAGTGTATCGGAGTCAAGGCCCATCAAAGACACCTTATCCTGGTTACTTTCCTTGAAATTGTTGCAGAACATGGCCTTGAAGTATGGACTACTGGAAGCCAAGACGCTCCTATGACAAGGGAACTCGCAGTCATCGCTGCAAATGGTAACGTCAATAAGTAATCTGGATTCTCTCAATTTGTTGAGCTGCCTCAATAAGTCACTGGAGAAGTCTTCATCATGGAAGAGTAAGACTTCATTGGTTTTTCTATCCATGGTGGCCCGAATATTCTGATTAAATAAGTCCCCAATGAGTGAAACTCAACTTCTGTAGAGAGAAGCCATACTAGTATCCGCCAACCTATAAAAGATGAGAGTTATCATTAGTTTTAAGCCATCATTTTTGGTTAATGGTCTTAGACTAAGTCTAGATAATTCCCAAATGTTAAACTACTCAGACCGTGACCGTATATGTGATTTTACAGGAAACCGTCCTCTAGCTCAGGTTTCGGTAAACATTATGGTCGAGGATGGATAGTTCTTGTTTCTTAACTTTATGAGCGCAGTAAAAGTTTTACTAGACAAcatgaaaagaaagaaaagtttTTGTGATTTCTGCAATTTTAGTTGTGACTCAAGTAAAGATTTCATCATAAGATTCCCTATTATGAATGTACAAGGGAGACTATTACTGTCTGGACACAATAGATGGGGAGTTTATATGGAGGCAGTGATTGGGGGGGGGGCGTTAAAAAGAAAG
This genomic stretch from Leptodactylus fuscus isolate aLepFus1 chromosome 4, aLepFus1.hap2, whole genome shotgun sequence harbors:
- the KLHL38 gene encoding kelch-like protein 38, with amino-acid sequence MDRKTNEVLLFHDEDFSSDLLRQLNKLRESRLLIDVTICSDDCEFPCHRSVLASSSPYFKAMFCNNFKESNQDKVSLMGLDSDTLHRIIVYVYTGEILITLDNVFSLIQAASLLQYEKLLGICSKFLQDQMTPQNCLSMIRLSEFFSCKSLKEKARQMALQYFKDVSISEDLNDLSVSELLDYIGDDDLCGEEEQVFEALMTWIRHDEHGRRCYVQELFKKVRLQYVHPTFLFHFIANDPLIQASLSCRRMLESACRVLFGHNSTLSPEIKPICHVPRRYSHQEFLINIGGRKDNQQTTRDVLLYNEKTNQWLRLAKLPARLHKASTVGLHGNVYVLGGLVIGNKENAVASSVYILSLKLNQWRKGEPMLVPRYSHRSIGFRNYIFSIGGIGAKQQLLNSMERFDSIYNSWEVMASMPVAVLHPAVATKDERIYLFGGEDVMQNPVRLIQVYHVFRNMWFRMETRMVKNVCAPAVVVGEKIIIIGGYTRRIIAYDMAKNTFVKCADMKDRRMHHGATVMQNKIYVTGGRCLTVDNTIEDSDSFDCYDPDTDTWTSKGKLPHRLFDHGCLTLQCIPTHLL